In Bdellovibrio sp. GT3, one genomic interval encodes:
- a CDS encoding exo-beta-N-acetylmuramidase NamZ family protein — protein sequence MKLGIEVLLSDAKMLKSLKGKRVGLVCHPASVNENLEHSLDLLSKKIKLSCAFGPQHGVRGDKQDNMIESPNFVDPVHKIPIFSLYGEVRRPTAEMMSHFDVLLFDLQDLGCRIYTFITTLLYVMEECAKLDKTIIILDRPNPAGRPIEGFKMLPGWESFVGAAPIPMRHGLTVGELALYFADFYKMDLDLNVIKMKGYAPNKAPGFGWEQKRAWVNPSPNAANLNMARAYPGTVLIEGTTLSEGRGTTRALEVIGASDIDFSEVLVRMKKKAPQWHKGAILRECYFEPTFHKHVGKLCHGFQFHTDTVAYKHELFKPFRLTALMLKVIREMHPQYPIYRDFAYEYVKDRLAFDVINGGPALKNWIEDKKATPKDLDQALAKDEKSWAKERKKYLLYK from the coding sequence ATGAAACTGGGTATTGAGGTTTTGCTTTCCGATGCAAAGATGTTGAAGTCACTAAAAGGAAAGCGTGTGGGCCTGGTCTGCCATCCCGCCAGTGTAAATGAAAATCTGGAACACAGCCTGGATCTGCTATCTAAAAAAATCAAACTTTCCTGCGCCTTCGGACCACAACATGGTGTTCGCGGTGACAAACAGGATAACATGATTGAAAGCCCGAACTTCGTGGACCCCGTTCATAAAATTCCCATCTTCAGTCTTTACGGCGAGGTTCGCAGACCCACCGCTGAAATGATGAGCCACTTTGATGTCCTTTTGTTTGATCTTCAGGACCTCGGTTGTCGCATTTATACATTTATCACCACTTTGCTTTACGTGATGGAAGAATGCGCGAAGCTGGATAAAACCATCATCATCCTTGATCGTCCGAATCCAGCGGGCCGCCCTATTGAAGGATTCAAAATGCTTCCGGGTTGGGAGTCCTTTGTTGGAGCAGCTCCAATTCCAATGCGTCATGGTCTGACGGTCGGCGAATTGGCTTTGTACTTTGCTGATTTCTACAAAATGGATTTGGATTTGAATGTCATCAAAATGAAAGGTTATGCGCCAAACAAAGCGCCTGGATTTGGCTGGGAGCAAAAACGTGCGTGGGTTAATCCATCACCGAATGCCGCGAATTTGAATATGGCCCGCGCCTATCCGGGAACTGTTTTGATCGAAGGCACAACACTTTCCGAAGGCCGCGGCACGACTCGCGCACTGGAAGTCATTGGTGCCTCTGATATCGACTTCAGCGAAGTGCTGGTAAGAATGAAAAAGAAAGCACCGCAATGGCACAAGGGTGCGATCTTGCGTGAATGCTATTTTGAACCAACTTTCCATAAACATGTCGGGAAGCTGTGCCACGGATTCCAATTCCATACGGACACCGTCGCTTACAAGCATGAACTGTTTAAACCATTCCGTTTAACCGCCCTGATGCTAAAAGTAATCCGCGAAATGCATCCACAGTATCCAATCTATCGCGACTTTGCATATGAGTATGTGAAAGACCGTTTGGCCTTTGATGTGATCAACGGCGGTCCGGCTCTGAAGAATTGGATTGAGGATAAAAAAGCCACGCCAAAGGATCTGGATCAGGCACTGGCTAAAGACGAAAAAAGCTGGGCAAAAGAACGCAAAAAGTATCTGTTATACAAATAG
- a CDS encoding AraC family transcriptional regulator yields the protein MGNKADSIKRRHPLESLGVKMVRRGDIRIERLKDRITPKVAFPHKHDFYQIVVVHRSTGWHEIDFTTYPVKGSQVFLIKPGQMHGWKLAKNSKGFVIEYTEESFGKNLLGNLRLSQHSRLVPDHFKIPTGNDIFSEKFLAMMESEFLNQGDNYELSLQSYLSLVLLEALRVTKAADRQLGENNDVVTQFTDLVEEHFQDEHLVEFYAAQLKVTAKSLSAKVQKELDVSAKEYILNRCLLEAKRMLSYSDLSIAEIGYALGFDDPNYFSRFLKKNMKVSAGKFRKTGKPSQT from the coding sequence ATGGGCAATAAAGCTGATTCAATCAAACGACGACACCCTTTGGAATCACTGGGTGTTAAAATGGTTCGACGCGGAGACATCCGCATTGAACGTTTGAAAGACAGAATCACTCCGAAGGTTGCTTTTCCTCACAAGCATGATTTCTATCAAATCGTGGTCGTGCACAGATCCACGGGCTGGCACGAGATCGACTTCACCACCTACCCCGTCAAAGGATCTCAGGTTTTTCTGATTAAGCCTGGCCAGATGCATGGCTGGAAGCTTGCAAAAAACAGCAAGGGCTTTGTCATTGAATACACCGAAGAGTCCTTTGGAAAAAATCTGTTGGGGAATCTGCGTTTGTCCCAGCACAGCCGACTGGTTCCGGATCACTTCAAGATTCCCACAGGCAATGATATATTCTCTGAAAAGTTTTTGGCGATGATGGAAAGTGAATTCCTTAATCAGGGAGACAACTACGAACTGTCATTGCAAAGCTATTTAAGTCTGGTTTTGCTGGAAGCCTTGCGGGTCACCAAAGCCGCTGACCGCCAATTGGGCGAAAATAACGACGTGGTAACACAGTTCACCGATCTGGTGGAAGAGCACTTTCAGGACGAGCATCTGGTGGAATTCTATGCGGCTCAATTGAAAGTAACTGCAAAGTCACTCTCCGCAAAAGTTCAAAAGGAACTGGACGTTTCGGCCAAGGAATACATTTTAAATCGCTGCCTGCTGGAAGCGAAACGAATGCTATCATATTCCGACTTGAGTATTGCGGAAATCGGCTACGCCCTTGGTTTCGATGACCCCAACTATTTCAGTCGTTTTTTAAAGAAGAATATGAAAGTAAGCGCCGGCAAGTTTCGCAAAACCGGCAAGCCCAGCCAGACTTAA
- the dtd gene encoding D-aminoacyl-tRNA deacylase, which produces MKAVVQRVLSASVTVDGKIISSIGPGFLTLLGVAKGDTEVQLQKLISKIADLRVFPDADGKMNLSLKDVKGEHLLVSQFTLLGDTSKGKRPSFINAESPALAEPLYQKALELSQSAGIPTQGGIFGADMKIALLNDGPVTLLLEV; this is translated from the coding sequence ATGAAGGCCGTTGTACAAAGAGTCCTTTCCGCTTCCGTCACCGTCGATGGAAAAATCATTTCCTCCATCGGTCCGGGATTTCTGACACTTCTGGGAGTTGCCAAAGGCGACACCGAAGTACAATTGCAAAAACTCATTTCTAAAATTGCCGACCTCCGAGTTTTCCCCGATGCCGATGGCAAAATGAATCTTTCTCTGAAGGATGTGAAGGGAGAACATCTTTTGGTTTCGCAATTCACACTTTTAGGTGACACATCGAAAGGCAAACGTCCCAGCTTCATCAACGCTGAATCACCGGCACTGGCAGAGCCCCTTTATCAAAAAGCCCTGGAACTCAGTCAATCTGCCGGAATTCCAACACAAGGCGGAATATTTGGGGCTGATATGAAAATCGCCTTGCTCAACGACGGTCCCGTAACCTTGCTCCTTGAAGTTTAA
- a CDS encoding patatin-like phospholipase family protein yields MKKSGLVLSGGGARGAYQAGVLLAIYEIAQSSGVPLKFDFLSGVSAGAINASSLASNAHDYKYATDSLARLWSEVHFDQVFSTDSLTMGKIGIQWLKEISLGGIAGTTPGRGLLDTTPLRGLISRNMNYDQVRENIEVGHIDALCITSIDYAKSATTSFVQSKNEISSWDKGRKRSELSEINTEHIMASSAIPLLFPPIKVNERFFGDGAVRNHAPCSPVIYLGAEKLMVVGVRLQSSTAYDLHAENSETAPSLARVINTILNGVLLDAVEQDIEKLRRLNEYAKAITPDQQRKVALRPLDYLFISPSEDIGEMAVQKAAKLPRIIRYLMKGLGSMQDASEIISYLMFDPTFCSDLIEIGRKDGYAQKEEIIKFLLK; encoded by the coding sequence ATGAAAAAATCAGGATTAGTTTTATCTGGGGGTGGGGCGCGTGGTGCATATCAAGCAGGTGTCTTGCTTGCGATCTATGAAATTGCCCAATCCTCGGGAGTTCCGCTTAAATTCGATTTTCTCTCTGGCGTAAGTGCCGGAGCGATCAATGCAAGTTCGTTGGCCAGCAATGCCCACGACTATAAATACGCCACAGATTCTTTGGCTCGCTTGTGGAGTGAAGTCCATTTTGATCAGGTCTTTTCCACCGACTCCCTGACCATGGGAAAAATTGGCATCCAGTGGCTAAAAGAAATATCTTTGGGTGGAATCGCCGGTACAACACCAGGCCGAGGACTTTTGGACACCACGCCCCTGCGTGGACTTATCAGTCGCAACATGAACTACGACCAGGTCCGTGAAAATATTGAAGTCGGTCATATTGATGCTCTTTGCATCACCTCCATTGACTACGCAAAATCCGCAACGACATCTTTCGTGCAAAGTAAAAATGAAATTTCCTCCTGGGATAAAGGGCGTAAACGCAGTGAGCTTAGTGAAATCAACACTGAGCACATCATGGCGTCCTCGGCAATTCCGTTGCTGTTTCCACCAATCAAAGTGAATGAAAGATTTTTCGGTGATGGTGCTGTTCGTAATCATGCACCCTGCAGTCCGGTGATTTATCTGGGTGCAGAAAAACTTATGGTGGTCGGAGTCCGTTTACAAAGTTCCACCGCCTATGATTTGCATGCCGAAAATTCCGAAACCGCACCAAGCCTTGCCCGCGTGATCAACACGATCCTAAATGGCGTGCTGCTGGATGCTGTCGAGCAGGATATCGAAAAACTGCGTCGCCTGAATGAATACGCCAAAGCAATCACACCCGATCAACAACGCAAAGTCGCGTTACGTCCTTTGGACTATCTTTTCATCTCGCCATCTGAAGATATCGGCGAAATGGCTGTGCAAAAGGCCGCAAAACTTCCCCGTATCATTCGCTATTTGATGAAAGGTTTGGGAAGCATGCAGGATGCCAGCGAAATCATCAGTTATCTGATGTTTGATCCGACATTCTGCTCGGATCTGATAGAAATAGGTCGCAAAGACGGTTATGCTCAAAAGGAAGAAATTATTAAATTCCTTTTGAAATAG
- a CDS encoding LLM class flavin-dependent oxidoreductase, whose product MKTLSEVKYSILDLASIAQGKSIADSFHNSLDLARHAEQWGYNRYWLAEHHNLEGIASAATSVLIGYIAGGTKSIRVGSGGIMLPNHAPLVIAEQFGTLGTLYPGRIDLGLGRAPGTDGLTMRALRRDLRREPDFGELVLELQGYFKESYPDQKVRAIPGAGVNVPLWILGSSLYSAQLAAYLGLPYSFAGHFAPDEMMDAIKIYRAGFQASEHLKKPYVMLGIQIVAADSDQEAQRLSTTMMRRFLGIIRNQRVNMEPPVDSMAAYWTVAEEQLVKSRLATSIIGGPETVIRKLQEFINATQADELMIVSDQYNHSDRLRSFELISQLMRKS is encoded by the coding sequence ATGAAAACTCTCTCTGAAGTAAAATACTCTATTTTGGATTTGGCCTCGATCGCTCAAGGGAAATCCATCGCGGATTCATTTCACAATTCCCTGGATCTGGCTCGTCATGCAGAACAGTGGGGATACAATCGCTATTGGCTGGCAGAGCATCACAACCTGGAAGGCATTGCCAGTGCCGCCACTTCGGTACTGATCGGTTACATCGCTGGAGGAACCAAGAGCATTCGCGTGGGTTCGGGCGGCATCATGCTTCCGAATCACGCGCCGCTAGTGATCGCTGAACAATTCGGAACATTGGGGACTTTGTATCCGGGAAGAATTGATTTGGGATTGGGGCGAGCACCGGGGACCGATGGATTGACGATGCGGGCGCTGCGCCGGGATTTGCGACGTGAACCGGATTTTGGTGAATTGGTGCTGGAGCTGCAAGGTTACTTCAAGGAATCATATCCCGATCAAAAGGTTCGGGCGATTCCAGGGGCGGGTGTGAATGTTCCGCTATGGATATTGGGCTCTTCACTTTACAGCGCGCAGCTGGCTGCATATTTAGGGTTGCCGTATTCTTTTGCGGGCCACTTTGCTCCTGACGAAATGATGGATGCCATTAAAATTTATCGCGCAGGATTTCAGGCCTCTGAACATTTAAAGAAACCTTATGTGATGCTTGGAATTCAAATTGTCGCAGCAGATTCAGATCAGGAAGCGCAACGATTGTCGACGACGATGATGAGACGATTCCTGGGGATCATCCGTAATCAACGAGTGAACATGGAACCACCGGTGGACTCGATGGCTGCTTATTGGACCGTGGCCGAGGAGCAACTGGTGAAATCCCGCTTGGCGACGTCCATTATTGGCGGGCCGGAGACAGTAATCCGTAAACTGCAGGAGTTCATCAATGCCACCCAGGCCGATGAGCTGATGATAGTTTCGGATCAGTATAATCACAGCGACAGATTGCGCTCTTTCGAGCTTATATCGCAGCTGATGAGGAAATCTTAG